In Flavobacteriales bacterium, the DNA window ATGTCCGCAGGGATTTATGTGACTATTTTGAAGATAGATTTTTAACCAATGACACACTTTAGTGAACACTCCCAAATAGACAAATGATTAGACGTAATATATCTTTTATGAGTGCAATTATTTTAGCCATTAGTTTTTTTGCTTCTTGTTCCCAAGTACCAACAAACTTTAAAATTGATGAGCAGGGCTTAACTAAATTGCTAAATGACAAATCGTATCGTGAAGATTTTATCGGAAATTGGGACATGACAATGTGTTTTAAAAATGACTTTAGCACAAGATATTGTTATCAAGATTCTTTAATTCGACTTGAGATATTAGGAGAAGATGGCTACATACTATCTATCAATAATTTAGAGTTCTTGGAATTTAAAAAACTCGTATCACAACTAGAAGAAAAATATGACAGTCAAGATATTAGAGAGTTAGAGGGGTTTGAAAAACACCTTGGTATGTATGACTTGTCTTTTGGCCAATATTTTAGCAATGATAAGTTTGAAATTGCAGTTATGATTGCAAATGATAAATCACATGATATTTACTCAATCACTGTTAATCGAGCAGGGAGCTAGTATTGAAAGAATTTTGATTTAAAGCCTCGCAAGTAGCGGGGCTTTAGTGTCAATGTTGAACGATGATTTTGTGCGTTTCTCTAATTCCTTCACCCTCTAGTTGGAGTAAGTAAATTCCATTGGGCAGAGCAGAAACATCTATAGGCCCCACATTCCCCGAACTGGCTTCCATAGTTTGAGCAAAAACCAAGCGACCTTGGATATCGAGTAAACGGGTTTCTAACTGCGCCGCTTGACCATCTGTGAGTATATGGAGGGAGCTAGCGGCCGGATTAGGGAATACTTTGGCCCGAGCACCGGAACTCCCGTTCACTTCTTCTAGTCCAATCGTAGGAGAGGTCAGCTTTTGATCAAAGTAAAGCGCGTATTCTCCAGGATACATAGAGATGTCTGCGGTCAAATCGGTTACGAAGATACTGTCGCCCGTAAAATACTCGTACCAAGTTCCGGTATGTTGGAACTGTGGATTAGTGGTCGACGCGGTCACGGCAAAATTGCCAAGAAGCACTCCGTTCATGGTTGTGCCGTGTAAGTGCAACTTCTTTACCGCTCCGTTGAAGTTATAATCAAAGCTATCGATGTGCATGATCGCCTGCTCATTTCGAAGCTTCATTAGCGCGGCGATGTTGTTATAAACGGCCTTACGACTCGGCTCTTCGTAGTATTCTCACAAAATCGGCTTATTGCAAATTCGACAAGGGTCATCAATGCTTACATCATACCCTAGTTCTCCGAACATCCACATCATTTTAGGCCCGGGATGCGCCAAACCGAACACTTGAGATAACGTCGTTCGCTGCAAGGCGACATCGAGGTCTTGTACATTGTGATCGGGATTATTGGTATTCCCAAAGGCAAGGGTTTTGTACATAATGCGTTCCTCGTCGTGCGACTCCGGAAAGGTCACGAGGTGGGGATCGTTCCAACCGCGGAATTTATAAACCGCGTTGTTGAAGTTGCTGGTGCTCACCCAGCCCATAGCACCTTCCTGATAGGCGTGCGTGGCCTGACCCCATAGCATCATACCGTAATCACTGAGTTGCGTTTCTTCGCCGTTGTCGGCCCAATGCTCCAATATAATGTACGCGTTCGGATTCACGGCCCATATTGTATCGGCCATGCGCTTGAGCAGTTGAATACGGGTGTTATCGTACCCAGCATCCCCGGTGTTGGTGAACCCTTTGGTAAAATCGTAGCGAACTCCATCAATTTTGAACTCTTCGAAAACCAATAGGTATTCACTCGATCAATGAAGTCTTTGGTGGCCTGAGCGGTGTGGTCAAAGTCATTCCCCCAACAATACGGTGGGTGTGGGCAATCCGAATTGTACCAAGGATTGTTGGCCGCGGGTTTATTATTGATATCATCCCAATACATCTGTGCCATGGGGCTTTGACCAAAGGAATGGTTAAAGACAAAATCCATAATAACCGCGATGCCTCTACCATGGCAAGAGTCGATAAAGGCTTTATATGCATCGATGGTACCGTAGTATTTATCTAGTGCCATATGAAAACTAGGGTTATAGCCCCAACTCTCATTACCCTCGAATTCGCTGTTCGGCATCAATTCAATGGCGTTGATCCCCAAGTTTTGGATATAGTCGAGTGTGTCGATCAAGACTTGATAGCTGTGCTCGTCGGCGAAATCGCGAATAAGTAATTCGTAGATGTTCAACTTGGATTTATCGGGAGGGGTATAGCTCGCTGTGTTCTGCCAACTGTAAGGAGTTTTACCGGGAAACATCAAACTGGCGATACCATTGGTTTGACCATACGGGTACGGGGGCAGATCGGGGTAAACGCTGGCCGGGATATACTGATCGTTAAACGGGTCCAGCACTACCTCGCTATAAGGGTCCGCATAGGTTCTTCCTCCATCGACCATATATTGAAAGGCATAGACCTCGCCTGGCGTTAAACTGTCAATTTGAACCCACCATCGAGCACCGCCGGGGTCTTTTTTCATAAAGTCCTGTGTACGAGGGAACCAATCGTTAAAATCACCAATCGCGAATATATTGTCCTTGAAGGGCGCGTACAACTGCAGAATGACTGTTGAATCATTGATGTAATTCACTCCATCGACCAGCCCTGGTGGAGTAGGCACGATTTGAACCGGAGGAGTAACCACCACGCCAATGGAGTCGCGTTCGATTTGCGACCCATTATCAGCGACAAATTCAATCAAGTGACCTCCCGTTGCATTTAAAGTATGCCAATACTCAATGGACGTAGCGGAGGTTTCCTGAGCGATCTGAACGCCGTTATCGTAGAGTGTAAGTGTAGCCGGTTCATTGCTGCCCGCGTAAAAGCGGATCGAGTCACCCGGATCCACTACCTGGTTAAACGGCGGTGCCAAAAAACCGCCGACCAGTCCGCTATTTGCAGGATAAACGGGGTAATAGATATCGCTCCCATCGAAGTCGCGCCCTACAATGTTCCCGGATTGGTCGCGAAAAACAAAAGCGAGCTCTTGCACCTGAGTACCGGAAGGAAAACCGTAAAAAGTAGGAATATGATAGGTCATTTGGTGTAAGTCATTCCCCTGGTACGTCATAAGAACGTTCGGATCAGCGGTGCCCCAATTGCCTTGAACGTGTTGCCAATCGGTTGGCCCGGTGGAGTTATTCGTAATCAATCCGGCATGGGCATAAACCGGAACTACGCCGACCAGGGCGCCGTTACCCTCGGCGGCATTGAATGTGATCGTTACGGTATCGTTTTGCGTTGGAAAAGGCGGATCAACTTGAACGACCTGAGCGATAGTGGGAAGTGTGCAAAAAACACCGAGGAGGAAGAGTAGTTTTTTCATGGCGATAATAAAGTGTAGAGTTCCACAAATATACGACTAAGTGTACTAAATACACAATCTGTCATCTATGCGACTTTTATCACCGACCCAAGCCGAAAAAAAGCCCGACCTTTGTACAGAATTCAAATTCAACGTTATGCCTACTGTACAAATGACAACTCAAGACTTTAAAGATAAAGTCTTCGACTATACAACGAGCAAAGAATGGGTCTTTAAGGGCGATAAGCCTGCTATTATCGATTTTTATGCAGATTGGTGCCAGCCATGTAAAATGATCGCCCCGATCCTCGAAAAATTGAGTGATAAATACGGTGATGATCTTGTGATCTACAAGGTCGATACCGAGAGTGAAATGGAGTTATCTCAGGTGTTCGGAATCCGAAGTATTCCAACGATGTTGTTCATTCCGGTTGGCAAGCAACCTATGATCCAACCTGGAGCACTCCCGGAGAATGTGCTTGAAGAGGTAATTGAGAAAGAACTGCTTCCGACGACAACGGAAGCGTGATTCAGAGGTTTTTGGTTTAGGATTGGCCCCGCTTATGGAGGGGCTTTTTTTGGTATTTTTGCGACTCAGCCAACGACTATGGATCGCATACCATTCAACAAACCTTACTTCACCGGACTGGAGACCGCTTACATCGAGGAGGCCGTGCGCAACGGTAAAATCAGTGGCGACGGAGCCTATACGGCAAGGTCTCAAAGTTGGTTCGAGGAAAGGTATGGCTTCGGAAAATGCTTGCTTACCACAAGCTGTACCGATGCACTGGAAATGAGTGCGATTCTAATGGGGCTTGAGCCCGGTGACGAGGTCATTCTTCCCTCTTATACTTTCGTGAGTACGGCTAACGCCTTTGCCCTTCGTGGCGCAAAACTCGTTTTTGCCGATTCACTACCCGATCACCCGAACATCGATCCCGATTCCATAGAGCACTTGATCACCCACAATACCAAAGCAGTAGTCATCGTTCACTACGCCGGCATGGCGTGTGATATGGACCGAATCGTTGAGCTGTGCGAGAAACACGATCTCTTTTTGGTCGAAGACGCAGCTCAAGCAGTCGATAGTTTCTATAAAAACAAGTCCTTAGGTTCCTTCGGCGAATTTGCCACTTTCAGCTTTCACGAAACCAAGAACATCATGTCCGGCGAAGGTGGAATGCTCGTGATCAATGATCCTAGTATGGTCAAGCGAGCCGAGATCATTCGCGAAAAAGGAACTAACAGAAGTGCATTCTTCAGAGGTGAAGTCGATAAGTACAACTGGGTAGACATTGGCTCTTCGTTCTTACCATCCGATATCATCGCTGCCGTTTTGTATGCCCAACTCGAGCACCTCGACAATATTCAAGATCAACGCAAAGAGCATTGGAACAATTACCACAAGGCGCTTTCTCCCATCGCGGAGACCTTCGGATTCGAAGTTCCGAAGATTCCGGAACACGCTACGAATAACGCGCATATGTACTACCTGGTAGCACCATCGTTGGAATGGCGCGACCAATTCATCGCCGCCTTAAAGGCCGAAAAGATTCAAGCAGTATTCCATTACCTGTCCCTGGAAAAAAGTCCTTACTTCAAAGAAAAGCACGACGGTCGATCCCTCCCCAACAGCGATAGGTTTACCGATTGCCTGGTCCGCCTTCCCCTTTTCTACGAGCTCCCGCCAGAAACCCCGACCCGCATAGCCGAAGTGATCAAAAAGACGTTCCAATGAACTTCGATTTGAATAGATGGGTTTCGCTATTTTCCATATTGGCTTTGCTGATCTTTGCCATATCTATTCCATTTCGATGGATAGACCACGATGAATCCATGCTCGCCGAACATGCCTACTGGTGGCATAAGCTAGGCTACTACCGGTCAGTCCTGCACTACGGCCTTCCAAATGGCTGGCACACTATTCAGTATTCCACCCACAAGGCTTTTGTGCTGTTGGGAGCCGGAATGATCGATATCGCAGGTTGGTCATTGACCGCGTTACGCATGATCCCCCTCTTCTTTGCCGCAGTACTGGCTCTCATAATTACGCGCTATTCAAAAATCGAATTTGCCGAATTCCCACGCGCTTCAGCATGGGTTCTCGCAGTGCTCTTCTTCCAGGCGATGTTCTTAACGGCAGCCTATCGCTACCGACCCGAAACCATGCTCATGACCTTCGGATTCCTGAATTTCCGGATGCTCGAAAGATATCTGCATACCGATCAGAAGAAGTTTTTATTGCTGGGCGGCCTCGCGGCCGGATTGTCCATTTTTACCCACTTAAATGGCGCCGCCTATGCAGGTGCGGGCGGACTTCTACTATTGAGCTATCGCAAATTCGGCCCCTCTCTCATCTATGGGGTCATCGGATTGGCCATTGGTTCATTGTACTTTCACAATCTCCTAGGCCCGGGTGATCTCGAAGCTTTTCTTACCCAATACCTCGAAAACCCTAACCTCAGCGAGTCCGACTGGCATTGGTATAGCCCCATCGTAAAGATGCTGAGCGAACACTTGCGATTTTTTCATTCGGCCCGTGAGGTAAGCACTTCCCTACTCCTACTCATAGCACTAATCGGGTCGTGGAAGACGCTGAAACAAAAGGCGACGACACTGCTCCGCTATTTCTTATTCACGATCCTCGTTCTTGGAGCTTTGACTCGACAAACGCCGATATACTACATCCTCTACCTCCCCTATATCGCCATAATAATTGCCGTTCACCTTGGACGGTGGCCGACGTTCAATGCAAAGCTCAAGTACGCTACCCTCTTCTTTCTGGTCGGATTCATCGTGACCAATTCGATCTACTCGTTCAACCTGATCAGTCGCAGGGTCGACACAAAAGCCCGCACCGCTGAAATGATGGCTAGCATTCCAGAAGATTCCAGCATTTTGGGGCCAACCGGCTTGCTGTTCAACGGTATCGAGGAAAATTACGAGATCCGCAGTTTCAAGGCATTCAAGTTCTGGGTACGCAATTATCCCGACTACAGCGACACCTACGAAGGCCTGCTGCAGTTCCTCAGTGATACCCGGCCCGACTACCTGATCCTCGACCACATACGCTATAATCAGGACGAATTCATGGATTTCCGCGATCCCGCAAATCTCGCCGTAGGCGATACCCTCGGAATATACGGCGTTACTGAAGTTCACGGCGATTGGACCCTTTTGCAGTGCTTCGATTAAACCACTGGGCGGCGCGGACATCTGATCGATTATGAAGAAACTTTTAATCTGGATTACCGCCTTAACGGCGGGATGGGGAACTGCGGTGGCCCAAGCCAACTACGACGTGGTGTTGCGCATTGTCGGCGCTACGGATCAAACTCCGCTTACAGGGGCTAATACCCTGGTATTCAACGCGGATCAAGAGTTACCACTTTTAGGTCGCGCCTCTAATTCAGCCGGGCTCATAGTTCTTCAGTTGCCCGATGGCCTTTATCGGTTCGAAACGACCTTTGTCGGTTACAAGATCGACACGCGCAGCCTTGAGGTCCACGGATCAGACACCTTGGTCATTGCCCTTACTCCGATTTCGGAGGAACTGGAACAAGTAAACGTGGTCGATGAGATTCTGCGAGCCCGACAACAGGGCGATACGGTAGCCTACAACGCCGATGCGTATAAAACCAACCCGGACGCGAACGCACAAGACCTGGTCGAAAAAATGCCCGGTGTGGTCGTAAAAGATGGCCAAGTGCAGGCTCAGGGTGAGACCGTTCAAAAAGTGTTGGTCGACAGCCGACCATTCTTCGGAAACGACCCCAATGCCGCACTGAAGAATATTCCGGCCGAGATGGTGAAGAAGATCGAGGTCTTTGATCAGCAAAGCGAGCAAAGTCAAGCCACCGGATTCGACGATGGAAACACCACCAAGACCATGAACATCGTAACTCGCAAGGAATACCGAAACGGAGCTTTCGGGAATGTTTACGCGGGTTATGGGTCCGATGACCGCTACCAGGCCGGCGGTGTAGTGAATTGGTTCAACGAGGATCAGCGACTAACGGTCGTTGCGCAGAGCAACAACATCAACAATCAGAACTTCAACGAAGAAGATCTGGCCGGAATAGCGAATAGCGACCGCAGAGGTCCTCCCGGAGGCGGAGCCCGTGGCGGCTCAAACGATTTCTCCGTTCCGCAGCAAGGCGGAATCACTAAAACGAACGCTATTGCCATTAACTTTAGCGACGAATGGGGCGAGCATTGGAAAGGTACCTTGAGCTATTTCTTTAATCGGTCCGAAAA includes these proteins:
- the trxA gene encoding thioredoxin; protein product: MPTVQMTTQDFKDKVFDYTTSKEWVFKGDKPAIIDFYADWCQPCKMIAPILEKLSDKYGDDLVIYKVDTESEMELSQVFGIRSIPTMLFIPVGKQPMIQPGALPENVLEEVIEKELLPTTTEA
- the rffA gene encoding dTDP-4-amino-4,6-dideoxygalactose transaminase, encoding MDRIPFNKPYFTGLETAYIEEAVRNGKISGDGAYTARSQSWFEERYGFGKCLLTTSCTDALEMSAILMGLEPGDEVILPSYTFVSTANAFALRGAKLVFADSLPDHPNIDPDSIEHLITHNTKAVVIVHYAGMACDMDRIVELCEKHDLFLVEDAAQAVDSFYKNKSLGSFGEFATFSFHETKNIMSGEGGMLVINDPSMVKRAEIIREKGTNRSAFFRGEVDKYNWVDIGSSFLPSDIIAAVLYAQLEHLDNIQDQRKEHWNNYHKALSPIAETFGFEVPKIPEHATNNAHMYYLVAPSLEWRDQFIAALKAEKIQAVFHYLSLEKSPYFKEKHDGRSLPNSDRFTDCLVRLPLFYELPPETPTRIAEVIKKTFQ
- a CDS encoding T9SS type A sorting domain-containing protein, encoding MKLRNEQAIMHIDSFDYNFNGAVKKLHLHGTTMNGVLLGNFAVTASTTNPQFQHTGTWYEYFTGDSIFVTDLTADISMYPGEYALYFDQKLTSPTIGLEEVNGSSGARAKVFPNPAASSLHILTDGQAAQLETRLLDIQGRLVFAQTMEASSGNVGPIDVSALPNGIYLLQLEGEGIRETHKIIVQH